One genomic segment of Primulina tabacum isolate GXHZ01 chromosome 9, ASM2559414v2, whole genome shotgun sequence includes these proteins:
- the LOC142556261 gene encoding uncharacterized protein LOC142556261: MTPQPRRKKWTETEERTLIDKYGEMSREGTLSKMKTREKKYKPIALHVNSVHHSRDPVSYPWLWSWKDVSTKVQNMRHQYALVKQKIKKQESSVGGTGEEEFDWLEGTAHWSNFLRYKEVFGDMPLVFNNIDSMAMIAVGANECTGGFDQSGHEMDIGEFGQLVPVEEGDFVAGIDGVENGVIELEFNYDGEEGEENYKVSEKSENCTRKDGGSEFVCEDNEPNSLKIRKKKKVSKGLEKRAWVYLANQLGQLREIETLFEQREVEREQKRQRREHLQTEMDKERERKWEEMEKDREAKDNTRESLRRQRIQEWELMERETEERERRRRREEALIHEREWEGRLSRRRSDWKTRMDEMLRQHRAEIGQIQTRILHEQQNLTSQFLGIITQWAGHPVGLSDHAGASSHYLSQMIQNLHHENGGMVHGDGRVEGDHQEDQFIVDG; the protein is encoded by the coding sequence ATGACGCCTCAGCCTAGAAGGAAGAAATGGACGGAGACAGAGGAGAGGACACTTATTGACAAATATGGAGAGATGTCTCGTGAGGGTACTTTATCAAAAATGAAAACTAGGGAGAAGAAGTACAAGCCTATTGCTTTACATGTGAACTCTGTTCATCATTCTCGGGACCCAGTGTCATATCCATGGCTGTGGTCTTGGAAAGACGTGTCCACAAAAGTGCAGAACATGAGGCACCAATATGCCCTAGTGAAGCAGAAGATAAAGAAGCAAGAATCTTCGGTTGGGGGAACAGGTGAAGAGGAGTTTGATTGGTTGGAAGGGACCGCACATTGGTCGAACTTCCTTAGGTATAAAGAGGTTTTTGGGGATATGCCACTTGTATTTAACAATATTGATTCGATGGCAATGATTGCTGTAGGAGCTAATGAATGCACAGGAGGGTTTGATCAGAGTGGTCATGAGATGGATATTGGGGAGTTCGGCCAGTTAGTTCCAGTGGAGGAGGGGGATTTTGTAGCAGGTATCGATGGGGTTGAGAATGGAGTAATTGAATTAGAGTTTAACTATGATGGGGAGGAGGGAGAAGAGAATTATAAAGTGAGTGAAAAAAGTGAGAATTGTACGAGGAAAGATGGAGGTTCTGAATTTGTTTGTGAAGACAATGAACCGAATTCTTTAAAAatcagaaaaaagaaaaaagtgtCGAAAGGGTTAGAGAAGAGGGCATGGGTGTATCTTGCTAACCAGTTGGGGCAGCTTAGGGAGATAGAAACTCTGTTCGAGCAACGTGAAGTTGAGCGAGAACAGAAGAGGCAAAGGAGAGAACATCTTCAGACAGAAATGGACAAGGAGCGTGAAAGAAAATGGGAAGAAATGGAGAAAGATAGAGAAGCGAAGGATAACACAAGGGAGAGCTTACGGAGGCAAAGGATTCAAGAATGGGAACTCATGGAGAGGGAGACTGAAGAAAgagagagaagaagaagaagagaagAAGCACTGATACACGAGAGAGAATGGGAAGGTAGGTTGAGTCGAAGAAGATCAGATTGGAAGACTAGGATGGATGAGATGTTACGTCAGCACCGTGCAGAAATTGGACAGATTCAAACTAGGATTCTACACGAACAACAGAATCTTACCAGTCAGTTTCTTGGAATTATAACACAGTGGGCTGGTCATCCGGTGGGACTCTCTGATCACGCTGGAGCTAGTTCCCATTATCTATCACAAATGATTCAGAATTTACACCATGAAAATGGTGGTATGGTTCATGGTGATGGCCGTGTGGAGGGAGATCATCAAGAAGATCAGTTCATAGTTGATGGATAA